The genomic DNA GGCGAACCCCCGCACCGACAGGTCCTCGCCGAACCACCAGCGCGCCTGGGTGATCGGCGGGCAGCCGGTGCCGGCCAGCCGGTCCAGGAGGCCCCAGCGTCGCAGGCGGGCCAGGCCGCTCGGCTGGACGTAGTGCGTCGAGACGGTGTCCTTGGGAAACGCCGCACGGTCCAGGACCAGCACGCGGTACCCCTTGCGAGCCAGCAGCATCGCCAGCGGCGATCCCGCGCAGCGGGCACCGACGACTATGACGTCGTACATATGACCTCCGCGTACGTGCGGGGCGGCGGCCGGCGGACGCCGGTGCCCCGGACAGCAAAGCGGGGCGGCCCGGGGACCGAAAGGCCTGGGGGAGGTGCCCGGTCGGGCAGCGCCTTCGGCCCGCCGTCCCGGTCGTCACCGGCGGCCCCGATCCACCGCCCTGACGGCCCTGTCGCCGCCCGCGGCGGCCCGGGCAGCCTGAGTGCCGTCCGACACACCGGCTCGACGACACAGGAGCGTGGCATGGCCCTGGACACCGGCAGGTTCGAAGAGATCAAGGAAGTGGCCGGACGCCGCAAGGAGGAGGAGGTCTTCGACTTCGCCCGGCAGCAGACCGGCGGCATCGCGGGGCTCCTCGACGACGTGTTCGGGAACATGCCCGAGGCCTTCCGCGCCGACCGGGCCAAGGGGCAGGAGGCCCGGTTCCAGTACCTGATCAACACGCCCGACGGCGTCTTCGAGTACTACGTCGAGATCGCGGACGGTGGCTGCCGGACCGCCCGGGGCCGCGTCGACTCCCCCAAGCTGACCACCACCGTGGGGCTGCCGACCTTCCTCAAGCTGCTCACCGGCCGCCTCAACGGGATGCAGGCGTTCCTCGGCGGCAAGGTCAAGCTCTCCGGCAACACCCTGTACGCCGCCAAGTTCGAGCACTGGTTCGAGCGCCCCGCCTGACGGACAGCACCGCCCAACGCCCTGGGGGAGGCCCCGTGAAGTTCGGTATCGCACTGCCCACCGTCGGTCCGCCGGGCCGCCGGCGCTATCTGATCGACGTGGCGACGGCCGCCGACCGGATGGGGTTCGACTCCGTCTGGGTCAGCAGCCACGTCGCCCTGCCGCGGACCCGCAACAGCACCTGCCTGTATCCGCGGGCCAAGACCGCCAACGCCTACAACTGGGGCGTCGCCTGGCTGGAGCCCGTCGCCGTGATGGGCGTGG from Streptomyces sp. CB09001 includes the following:
- a CDS encoding SCP2 sterol-binding domain-containing protein → MALDTGRFEEIKEVAGRRKEEEVFDFARQQTGGIAGLLDDVFGNMPEAFRADRAKGQEARFQYLINTPDGVFEYYVEIADGGCRTARGRVDSPKLTTTVGLPTFLKLLTGRLNGMQAFLGGKVKLSGNTLYAAKFEHWFERPA